One region of Acidimicrobiia bacterium genomic DNA includes:
- the recN gene encoding DNA repair protein RecN, with product MLCELRVTNLGVIEESTVLLGAGLVAVTGETGAGKTMVVGAIELLLGGRADPSMVRQGCAEASVEGRFTDGDHEVVLRRVVPKEGRSRAYINGQLATAAALADRGGDLVNLHGQHAHQSLLTAKEQRAALDRFGGIDLSPLQEAEAELLAIDDQLAAMGGDERARAREIDLLRFQVEELDVAAIDDASEDDQLAKDESLLGDATAHREAAIAALQLLDGDSDVSEGLGVALNNLSDRAPFVDLTGRLHGLLAELTDVASELRATTDGVEEDPQRLEAIVQRRHRLSELRRKYGVDLAAVMAYHREAAERLDDLLDHEARAAALDAQRLAAEAARMQAAAVVLAARRRAAPDLAAQVQQFLRQLAMAAAVMAVEVEGESGAEVCLLLAANSGSSLLPLAKVASGGELARVMLALRQVITKAPPTMVFDEVDAGVGGEAAHSIGAALASLAEGHQVLVVTHLAQVAACADQQLKVNKVDDGQTARATVEPLDSDQRIVELSRMLSGSPDSSAAQQHASELLAAAAVLGPS from the coding sequence ATGCTTTGCGAACTACGGGTCACCAACCTTGGGGTGATAGAAGAATCGACGGTTTTGTTGGGCGCCGGCTTGGTGGCGGTGACCGGGGAAACCGGGGCCGGTAAAACCATGGTGGTGGGGGCTATTGAACTACTGCTGGGGGGCCGCGCTGACCCATCTATGGTGCGCCAAGGCTGTGCGGAGGCCTCGGTGGAAGGCCGCTTCACTGATGGCGATCATGAGGTGGTGTTGCGACGGGTGGTACCCAAAGAGGGCCGGAGCAGGGCGTATATCAATGGCCAGTTGGCCACCGCGGCGGCCTTGGCTGACCGAGGAGGCGACTTGGTGAACTTGCATGGCCAGCATGCCCACCAAAGCCTTTTGACCGCTAAAGAACAGCGAGCGGCCTTAGATCGATTTGGCGGCATTGACCTAAGCCCTCTGCAAGAAGCAGAAGCCGAGTTGCTGGCAATAGATGATCAACTGGCTGCTATGGGAGGCGACGAACGGGCGAGGGCTCGAGAAATAGACCTGCTTCGTTTTCAAGTAGAAGAACTCGATGTAGCAGCCATTGATGATGCGAGCGAAGATGACCAATTGGCCAAAGACGAGTCTCTGTTGGGCGATGCCACCGCACACCGTGAAGCAGCGATTGCTGCGTTGCAACTTTTAGATGGGGACAGCGACGTTTCTGAAGGCCTCGGGGTGGCACTCAACAACCTGAGCGACCGGGCGCCATTTGTTGACTTGACGGGCCGGTTGCATGGGTTGTTAGCCGAGTTAACCGATGTGGCGTCAGAGCTCCGGGCTACCACCGACGGGGTCGAAGAAGACCCACAACGCCTTGAAGCGATCGTGCAACGCCGGCACCGTTTGTCTGAGTTACGTCGAAAATACGGGGTGGATTTAGCAGCGGTGATGGCGTATCACCGAGAAGCCGCCGAACGTTTAGACGACCTTTTAGATCATGAAGCCCGAGCGGCCGCCTTGGATGCCCAGCGCTTGGCGGCCGAAGCAGCACGGATGCAAGCCGCCGCCGTGGTTCTGGCAGCCCGCCGCCGAGCGGCCCCAGACCTTGCTGCCCAGGTGCAGCAATTTTTGCGCCAGTTGGCTATGGCCGCTGCGGTAATGGCCGTAGAGGTAGAAGGCGAATCCGGGGCTGAGGTTTGTTTATTGCTGGCCGCTAACTCTGGGTCGTCGCTGCTGCCCCTGGCCAAGGTGGCCTCCGGTGGCGAATTGGCACGAGTCATGTTGGCGCTACGTCAAGTAATTACAAAAGCGCCCCCCACTATGGTTTTTGATGAAGTGGATGCCGGAGTAGGAGGCGAGGCAGCGCACAGTATCGGTGCCGCTTTGGCTTCTCTCGCAGAAGGACATCAAGTATTGGTGGTCACCCACTTGGCGCAAGTGGCGGCCTGCGCCGACCAGCAACTCAAGGTAAATAAGGTGGATGATGGCCAGACCGCTCGAGCCACCGTGGAGCCTTTAGATTCTGACCAACGCATTGTGGAACTGTCTCGCATGCTGTCGGGGTCGCCCGACAGTAGCGCCGCTCAGCAACATGCGTCTGAACTTTTGGCCGCCGCAGCGGTGTTGGGGCCATCGTGA
- a CDS encoding CTP synthase, with amino-acid sequence MTKHIFVTGGVASSLGKGLTAASLGRLLKQRGLRVVIQKLDPYINVDPGTLNPFEHGEVFVTDDGGETDLDLGHYERFIDENLTRDSNATTGSIYSTVLAAERRGDYLGRTVQVIPHITDEIKRRISALASDDVDVVITEVGGTVGDIEILPFLEAIRQFRLDVGRDNVCYVHVTLVPYIAPSGEHKTKPTQHSVIELRSRGIQPDAIVCRSDEPIGNNLARKIANLSSVPAEAVVNAPDASSLYEIPLVIHEEGLDNVICDLLRIDAGPPDLTEWIELNRKVEAATSPVRVGLIGKYVSLVDAYLSVVESLKHAGIQLGADVEIDWIQAEDVEGLLTEDRLRNLDGIVIPGGFGERGVEGKIAAAGYARENDVPCLGLCLGLQCMTIEYGRNALGLERAHSSEFEPSTPHPVIDLMDSQRDVTDLGGTMRLGAYVAQLQPGSQVAKMYGEEVVSERHRHRYEFNPRYRSQYDDNDFVCSGESPDGRLVEFIELKNHPFWVATQAHPEFKSRPTRPAPLFLGFMEAALQRAEGRNPQLLTVDATTDA; translated from the coding sequence GTGACCAAACACATTTTTGTAACGGGCGGAGTGGCCAGCTCACTCGGCAAGGGGCTAACCGCCGCCTCGCTAGGACGACTCCTTAAACAGCGTGGCCTCCGGGTAGTAATCCAAAAATTGGACCCGTACATCAACGTGGACCCGGGCACGCTTAACCCTTTTGAACACGGCGAAGTTTTTGTTACCGATGATGGCGGAGAAACCGATTTAGACCTTGGCCATTACGAACGCTTTATTGACGAAAACTTGACCCGTGATTCCAACGCCACTACGGGATCGATCTATTCCACGGTATTGGCGGCCGAACGGCGGGGCGATTACCTGGGCCGTACCGTGCAGGTTATTCCACACATTACCGATGAGATCAAACGGCGGATTAGCGCCTTGGCTTCGGACGACGTGGATGTGGTCATCACCGAAGTGGGCGGCACGGTAGGCGATATTGAGATTTTGCCTTTCCTGGAAGCCATTCGCCAGTTTCGCCTCGACGTGGGCCGAGACAACGTGTGTTACGTGCACGTCACCTTGGTGCCTTACATTGCCCCCTCGGGGGAGCACAAAACCAAGCCGACCCAGCACTCAGTTATCGAACTGCGCAGCCGGGGTATCCAACCTGATGCCATTGTGTGCCGCAGCGACGAACCTATCGGTAACAATTTGGCCCGTAAAATTGCCAACCTATCTTCGGTGCCCGCCGAGGCTGTGGTCAACGCTCCAGATGCATCAAGTCTTTACGAAATCCCGTTGGTCATTCACGAAGAAGGCCTCGACAACGTAATCTGCGATTTGTTACGTATCGATGCTGGCCCGCCCGACCTGACGGAATGGATTGAACTCAACCGTAAGGTTGAAGCGGCCACCAGCCCGGTGCGTGTTGGTTTGATTGGTAAATACGTGAGTTTGGTAGACGCCTACCTTTCGGTGGTGGAGTCACTTAAGCATGCGGGCATTCAGTTGGGTGCCGACGTAGAGATCGACTGGATACAAGCCGAAGACGTAGAAGGATTACTCACCGAAGATCGACTACGCAACCTTGACGGCATCGTTATTCCTGGTGGCTTTGGTGAGCGGGGGGTTGAAGGCAAAATTGCCGCTGCCGGTTATGCCCGAGAAAATGATGTCCCTTGTTTGGGGCTTTGCTTGGGCCTGCAATGTATGACCATTGAGTACGGGCGGAATGCTTTAGGCCTTGAGCGAGCGCACTCCAGCGAATTCGAGCCATCAACCCCGCACCCAGTTATTGACCTCATGGATTCGCAACGCGACGTCACCGACCTGGGGGGCACCATGCGCTTGGGCGCTTATGTAGCGCAGTTGCAGCCTGGCTCTCAGGTAGCGAAAATGTACGGCGAAGAAGTGGTGTCCGAGCGTCATCGTCATCGCTATGAATTCAACCCGCGTTATCGCAGCCAATACGACGACAACGATTTTGTGTGTTCTGGCGAGTCTCCCGATGGGCGTTTGGTGGAGTTCATCGAACTTAAAAACCACCCGTTCTGGGTAGCGACGCAAGCCCACCCAGAGTTCAAGAGTCGCCCGACCCGGCCCGCTCCACTGTTTTTGGGTTTTATGGAAGCAGCGTTGCAACGCGCTGAGGGCCGCAACCCGCAGTTGTTGACGGTGGACGCCACCACTGACGCTTAA
- a CDS encoding FAD-dependent oxidoreductase: MAGKTFEVAVVGRGMMGSACAWFLAEAGVNVLLVGQSEPVDRKKHDGVFASHHDDTRIARIVDPNPVKAWLSHRALPQIRHLENLTGEKILHDVGHLWLGPAEEVAVMAASDQNLNLGCQQFSPEEVAQEFTALSPPADLPGIFQATGAGHIDPRAYVRAEGAAAEQAGTTVVDALVGAVKEQNGNVTLETSAGEFAAQRVVLATGPFFAYGDTPANQLDLTVGTRTIIHFELSTEEAQRLAGLPSIIVKTEDKDRSFYVLPPKPQPDGRTIMKVGITRERKHLSPSQIADWFRSDGDLAMEPHQKQLLFDFIPNLKVLGSRTAPCVTTYTETGHPIIDNLTDRVSALIAGNGYAAKCASALGELAANRLLGKPWPTEINQQLFQRP; the protein is encoded by the coding sequence ATGGCCGGTAAAACCTTTGAGGTTGCCGTGGTGGGCCGAGGGATGATGGGCAGTGCCTGCGCCTGGTTTTTGGCCGAAGCCGGAGTCAACGTTTTATTAGTTGGGCAAAGCGAACCGGTTGATCGTAAAAAACATGACGGAGTTTTCGCTAGCCACCACGACGACACTCGTATCGCTCGAATCGTTGACCCCAACCCAGTAAAGGCCTGGCTGAGCCATCGAGCGCTGCCGCAAATTCGCCATTTAGAAAACCTGACCGGTGAAAAGATTTTGCACGATGTGGGTCACCTGTGGTTGGGTCCGGCCGAAGAGGTGGCGGTAATGGCAGCCTCCGACCAGAACCTCAACTTGGGTTGCCAACAGTTTTCCCCCGAAGAAGTAGCGCAAGAGTTTACTGCACTGTCGCCACCGGCTGATTTGCCGGGGATTTTTCAAGCCACCGGCGCCGGCCATATTGACCCCCGAGCCTATGTGCGAGCCGAAGGGGCGGCCGCTGAACAAGCCGGAACCACCGTGGTAGACGCTTTGGTTGGTGCGGTGAAAGAACAAAACGGCAACGTGACTCTCGAAACCTCAGCGGGGGAGTTTGCGGCTCAACGGGTAGTGCTGGCCACCGGCCCGTTTTTTGCCTACGGCGATACGCCAGCCAACCAACTGGACTTAACGGTAGGCACCCGCACCATTATCCATTTTGAACTGTCTACGGAAGAGGCGCAACGTTTGGCTGGCCTGCCCAGCATTATTGTCAAAACTGAAGACAAAGACCGAAGCTTTTATGTGCTGCCGCCCAAACCGCAGCCCGATGGTCGCACCATTATGAAAGTCGGCATCACCCGAGAACGCAAACACCTTAGCCCGTCACAAATCGCTGACTGGTTTCGCAGCGACGGCGACTTAGCTATGGAACCCCACCAAAAACAATTACTTTTCGACTTCATCCCCAACCTCAAGGTGCTGGGCAGCCGAACCGCTCCGTGCGTAACCACCTACACTGAAACCGGTCACCCCATTATTGATAACCTGACCGACCGGGTCAGCGCCCTGATCGCCGGCAACGGCTACGCCGCCAAGTGTGCTTCGGCCCTGGGCGAACTGGCCGCTAACCGGCTCTTAGGCAAACCTTGGCCAACCGAAATAAATCAACAACTCTTCCAAAGGCCTTAA
- a CDS encoding HAD-IIA family hydrolase: MGWALDLDGVVWLGTDRIPGAAEAVTALQDAGETVLFVTNNSGSRIVDLEARLAHHGIDARGGVISSAMAVAKMVQPGERILGMCGAGCREEIEAQGAVMVDDGPVDTVVVGFHEHFDYWGLSAGIRAVLGGARLLATNMDVTYPAEDGIRAGAGSIVAALQAATGVTPEVAGKPHQSICDLVIESAGTEGIVVGDRPDTDGLLAQALNWKFALVLSGVTTEEHLPVTPQPDTVHADLPALVEEYLR; the protein is encoded by the coding sequence ATGGGCTGGGCTTTAGATCTTGATGGTGTGGTATGGCTAGGTACTGACCGCATCCCGGGGGCTGCCGAAGCAGTGACGGCTCTTCAAGATGCCGGTGAAACGGTGTTGTTTGTTACCAATAACTCGGGTAGCCGAATAGTGGATTTAGAAGCAAGGTTGGCTCATCACGGTATTGACGCTCGAGGCGGGGTTATTTCTTCGGCGATGGCCGTGGCGAAAATGGTGCAGCCCGGCGAACGTATACTGGGTATGTGTGGGGCCGGGTGTCGTGAAGAAATTGAGGCACAAGGCGCCGTAATGGTTGATGACGGCCCGGTAGACACCGTGGTGGTGGGCTTTCATGAACATTTTGATTATTGGGGACTTTCGGCGGGTATTCGTGCCGTGCTTGGGGGAGCCCGTTTGTTGGCCACCAACATGGACGTCACCTACCCGGCCGAAGATGGTATTCGGGCTGGGGCGGGAAGCATTGTTGCTGCTCTGCAGGCCGCTACCGGCGTGACTCCTGAGGTGGCCGGGAAGCCTCATCAATCTATTTGTGATCTGGTTATTGAGTCGGCGGGTACGGAAGGCATCGTGGTGGGGGATCGCCCCGACACCGATGGTTTGTTGGCCCAAGCGTTGAACTGGAAGTTTGCTTTGGTGCTCAGCGGGGTCACCACCGAAGAGCATTTGCCGGTGACCCCTCAACCCGACACCGTGCATGCCGATTTGCCGGCTTTGGTGGAGGAGTATTTGCGTTGA
- a CDS encoding NAD(+)/NADH kinase, which yields MAAVGLVVHEHRSEAIIQAADLAGWLTKQGHEVRHPLSSETITGLDLIVSLGGDGSILRAVDLLDGAPVPVLGVNFGHLGYLTACEPGEVQQAVSKVLAGDCRLEDRMMLRVEVRRADGTVVAVDHALNEVVVERHGPTIRVGVALDGEFFTSYVADGLIVASPTGSTAYAFSAQGPIVDATHRSLQVTPVSAHMLFDRTMVLAPSTEVCLEVLGDRPAICNVDGREQAVVSEGDQVVVTAADRVARLVTFGQHHFARVLKTKFGLEDR from the coding sequence ATGGCGGCCGTTGGTTTGGTGGTCCATGAGCACCGTAGTGAAGCGATTATTCAGGCGGCCGATTTAGCTGGTTGGTTGACCAAGCAGGGCCATGAAGTGCGTCATCCGCTTTCTTCGGAGACCATTACTGGTTTGGATTTAATAGTGAGCCTGGGCGGTGATGGTTCAATATTGCGGGCCGTGGATTTGTTGGATGGCGCCCCGGTTCCGGTTTTGGGGGTCAACTTTGGCCACTTGGGTTATTTGACGGCTTGCGAACCCGGTGAGGTGCAACAAGCGGTCAGTAAGGTTTTGGCGGGAGATTGCCGGTTGGAAGACCGCATGATGCTTCGGGTGGAGGTGCGGCGAGCCGATGGCACGGTGGTGGCGGTTGATCATGCGTTAAACGAGGTGGTGGTTGAACGCCATGGCCCGACTATTCGGGTGGGGGTGGCTTTAGATGGCGAGTTCTTTACTTCGTATGTGGCCGACGGGTTGATTGTGGCTTCTCCTACCGGATCGACGGCTTATGCGTTTTCGGCGCAGGGGCCCATTGTTGACGCTACCCATCGCTCGTTGCAGGTCACCCCAGTGTCGGCCCACATGTTGTTTGATCGCACCATGGTGTTGGCGCCTTCTACCGAGGTCTGTCTTGAGGTGCTGGGGGATCGTCCGGCGATTTGCAATGTTGATGGCCGTGAACAAGCGGTGGTCAGCGAGGGAGACCAGGTGGTGGTGACGGCCGCTGATCGGGTGGCGCGGTTGGTTACTTTTGGTCAACACCATTTTGCTCGGGTGCTTAAAACTAAGTTTGGCCTCGAAGACCGCTGA
- the scpB gene encoding SMC-Scp complex subunit ScpB, translating to MEETEALATRQAIESILMVAIDPVSPNLLAQLLEIPTADIEALCETLVADYEREDRGFVLQRVAGGYRYQSHPDQAPWVERFVLEGQSSRLTAAALETLAIVAYKQPISRAQVSAIRGVDADGVMRTLQQRGYIDELSRDSGPGNAFLFGTTQEFLERMGLDGLAELPPLGDFVPGAEVVEALERGLRADPEPVVEVEAEVNDTPTEESPTAATE from the coding sequence ATGGAAGAAACTGAAGCACTGGCCACCCGACAAGCCATTGAGTCCATTTTGATGGTAGCTATTGACCCGGTGTCCCCCAACTTGTTGGCGCAGTTGCTGGAAATCCCCACCGCCGACATAGAAGCGCTTTGTGAAACCTTGGTCGCCGACTACGAACGTGAAGATCGGGGCTTTGTTTTGCAACGCGTGGCTGGCGGTTACCGCTACCAAAGCCACCCGGACCAAGCACCTTGGGTGGAGCGCTTCGTGTTGGAAGGCCAAAGTTCACGGTTAACGGCCGCCGCACTAGAAACCTTGGCCATCGTGGCTTACAAACAACCGATTTCTCGGGCCCAAGTGTCGGCAATTCGTGGGGTGGATGCCGACGGGGTAATGCGTACTTTGCAACAACGCGGCTACATCGATGAGTTGTCTCGCGACTCAGGCCCCGGGAATGCCTTTTTGTTTGGTACCACTCAAGAATTTTTAGAACGCATGGGCCTCGACGGGTTGGCTGAGCTTCCGCCCTTAGGAGATTTTGTTCCCGGCGCCGAAGTCGTAGAAGCTTTGGAGCGTGGTTTGCGAGCGGACCCTGAACCAGTGGTCGAGGTGGAAGCCGAGGTTAACGATACCCCCACCGAAGAATCACCAACTGCTGCGACAGAGTAA
- a CDS encoding TlyA family RNA methyltransferase, which produces MTRRRLDREMVRRGLADSPEQAQELVDEGRVTVDGAPADKVTRLVEPSQAVVVAAPPPKFVSRGGLKLEAALARFVIDPDGLRVIDVGSSTGGFTDCLLQQGAAAVTALDVGRGQLHQKLRTDSRVTVREQTNVRLVDQQTLNVPFDLLVTDLSFISLRTVVTQLLALVKEGASLVMLVKPQFEADKAEVDSGKGVISDPAVWLRVLNQVETSVRSAGAAIMGGMVSPITGAEGNVEFLIHVVAGATASSWDAEALVHQAEVR; this is translated from the coding sequence TTGACTCGCCGCCGCTTAGACCGAGAAATGGTGCGGCGCGGTCTTGCTGATAGCCCGGAGCAGGCCCAGGAATTAGTCGATGAAGGCCGGGTTACGGTCGATGGTGCGCCGGCCGACAAGGTGACCCGACTGGTGGAACCGTCCCAAGCGGTGGTGGTTGCTGCACCGCCACCCAAGTTTGTGAGCCGAGGCGGGCTAAAACTTGAAGCAGCTTTGGCGAGATTTGTCATTGACCCTGACGGGCTTAGGGTTATTGATGTGGGGTCAAGCACTGGTGGTTTCACTGATTGTCTCTTGCAACAGGGAGCAGCGGCGGTGACTGCTTTGGATGTCGGTCGGGGGCAACTTCACCAGAAACTCCGCACTGATTCTCGGGTGACGGTGCGTGAACAAACCAACGTTCGCCTTGTCGATCAACAAACCTTGAACGTCCCGTTTGACTTGTTGGTTACTGATTTGTCGTTTATTTCGCTGCGTACGGTCGTGACGCAGCTGTTGGCGTTGGTTAAAGAGGGAGCATCTTTGGTCATGTTGGTGAAGCCTCAGTTTGAAGCAGATAAGGCCGAAGTAGACAGCGGGAAAGGCGTTATTAGCGACCCGGCGGTTTGGCTTCGGGTGCTTAATCAGGTGGAAACGTCGGTTCGGAGCGCGGGAGCGGCCATCATGGGGGGCATGGTTTCACCAATAACGGGCGCGGAGGGCAACGTGGAGTTTCTTATTCATGTAGTGGCCGGGGCGACGGCGTCTTCTTGGGATGCCGAAGCGTTGGTTCATCAAGCGGAAGTTCGCTAA
- a CDS encoding rRNA pseudouridine synthase: MPPTTKNTQPADEPLRLQKVLARVGFGSRRVCDDLIAAGRVKVDGEVAVLGQRVDAEIAVVTVDGMPIGVRPDLVYYVLNKPTGVVTTADDPQDRPTVVGLVPDEPRVFPVGRLDFDTEGLLLLTNDGELTHRLTHPSFGVEKEYVAVVESEPSRAALRQLREGVELDDGMTAPAKASLVDDRMIRLTIHEGRNRQVRRMCAAVGHPVERLIRTRIGPLVDRQLSPGDWRELTVDELRSLQQVVADHR, from the coding sequence ATGCCCCCCACAACTAAAAACACTCAGCCTGCTGACGAACCGTTGCGCCTGCAAAAAGTATTAGCCCGCGTGGGCTTTGGTAGCCGACGGGTGTGCGATGACCTCATTGCCGCCGGCCGAGTAAAAGTGGACGGCGAAGTCGCCGTATTGGGTCAACGAGTGGACGCCGAAATCGCCGTGGTTACCGTAGACGGCATGCCCATAGGGGTGCGCCCCGACCTGGTTTATTACGTACTCAACAAGCCCACCGGGGTGGTCACCACCGCCGACGATCCTCAAGACCGACCCACCGTGGTGGGCTTGGTACCTGACGAGCCCCGGGTGTTTCCGGTAGGTCGCCTGGACTTCGATACCGAAGGTTTGTTGCTACTCACCAACGATGGCGAGTTAACCCACCGGTTGACTCACCCTTCTTTCGGCGTCGAAAAAGAATATGTTGCCGTGGTAGAAAGCGAGCCTTCACGGGCTGCTTTGCGGCAACTACGCGAAGGCGTAGAACTTGATGACGGCATGACGGCGCCCGCCAAAGCCTCGTTGGTAGATGACCGAATGATCCGTTTGACCATTCACGAAGGCCGTAACCGGCAAGTGCGCCGCATGTGTGCCGCGGTAGGCCACCCGGTGGAGCGTTTGATCCGTACCCGCATCGGCCCGCTGGTGGATCGCCAACTCAGCCCCGGTGACTGGCGAGAACTCACCGTGGATGAACTGCGCTCCTTGCAACAAGTGGTGGCTGATCACCGATAA
- the trpS gene encoding tryptophan--tRNA ligase, with product MTRVFSGIKPSGSVHLGNYLGALRNWAAMQGDADTVYCVVDLHALTVPQDPGELRASTLSLAQMLIAIGIDPERSTLFIQSHVSEHTECAWLMECTASFGELRRMTQFKDKSEKAKFVSGGLFTYPALQASDIILYDTDQVPVGEDQRQHIELTRDLAERFNNRYGQTFVVPEAVVPTAGARVMDLQNPENKMSKSEDSPQGSVSLLDEPAAIEKKFKRAVTDSDNEVRYDPATKPGVSNLLSILGAATGQSPAAAANGIERYGDLKAATAEAVIELLRPVQARYHELAADPAETSRLLAVGADKARTIARATLDRAHQNLGLLAP from the coding sequence ATGACACGTGTTTTTTCTGGTATTAAACCTTCCGGCTCTGTTCACCTCGGAAATTACCTCGGCGCGCTACGCAATTGGGCGGCCATGCAAGGCGATGCCGACACCGTTTATTGCGTGGTTGACCTGCATGCTTTGACCGTTCCCCAAGACCCTGGAGAGCTGCGGGCCTCCACCTTGTCGCTGGCCCAAATGCTGATCGCTATTGGCATTGACCCGGAGCGCAGCACCTTGTTTATCCAAAGCCATGTTTCTGAACACACCGAATGCGCTTGGCTTATGGAATGCACCGCCTCGTTTGGCGAGTTACGGCGCATGACCCAGTTCAAAGACAAGTCAGAAAAAGCCAAGTTTGTCTCGGGCGGATTATTCACCTACCCGGCCTTGCAAGCCAGCGACATTATTTTGTACGACACCGACCAAGTGCCGGTGGGCGAAGACCAACGCCAGCACATCGAACTAACCCGTGACTTGGCTGAACGGTTCAACAATCGTTACGGGCAAACTTTCGTAGTGCCCGAAGCGGTGGTGCCGACTGCTGGCGCCCGGGTCATGGACTTACAAAACCCTGAAAACAAAATGTCAAAGTCGGAAGACAGCCCGCAGGGTTCGGTTTCGTTGCTTGATGAGCCAGCGGCTATTGAAAAGAAGTTCAAACGAGCGGTGACCGACAGCGACAACGAGGTGCGTTACGACCCAGCCACCAAGCCGGGGGTGTCTAACTTGTTGTCGATTTTGGGGGCTGCTACTGGGCAAAGCCCCGCCGCTGCAGCCAACGGCATTGAACGCTACGGCGATTTAAAAGCCGCTACCGCTGAAGCAGTCATCGAGTTGCTGCGCCCCGTACAAGCTCGTTACCACGAACTCGCAGCCGACCCGGCAGAAACCAGCCGTTTGCTGGCCGTGGGCGCCGACAAAGCCCGCACCATCGCCCGAGCCACCTTGGATCGCGCCCACCAAAACCTCGGACTCCTGGCGCCTTAA
- a CDS encoding segregation/condensation protein A — protein sequence MSVTVNTPVFDGPFDLLLHLILKEEVELYDVSLTTVVDAFLAELERLENVDLELATEFLLIAAILVELKTRRLLPDKQRDDLDDEFGLWEERDLLLARLLECKTFKDAATVLKRMAQMAALSWPRRAGLEDQFLSLAPDLLGGITPLDLRRAYYTAIIPKPTVHINTEHIAPIRASVADAVIELVDEIPAQGTISFRKLTTGLVDRIELVVRFLAVLELFKQGVIELDQPASFGDIHLWWAPNSGPADVELIDAYEG from the coding sequence GTGAGCGTGACCGTAAATACTCCAGTCTTTGATGGACCTTTTGACCTGTTGTTGCATTTGATCCTCAAAGAAGAGGTAGAGCTCTACGACGTGTCGTTAACCACCGTAGTGGACGCCTTTTTGGCGGAATTAGAACGCCTAGAAAACGTTGACCTCGAGTTAGCTACCGAGTTTTTGTTGATTGCCGCCATTTTGGTGGAACTCAAAACCCGCCGCCTTTTGCCCGACAAGCAACGCGACGACTTAGACGACGAGTTTGGCTTGTGGGAAGAACGAGATTTGCTGCTGGCTCGTTTGTTGGAATGCAAAACCTTCAAAGATGCGGCCACCGTGCTCAAGCGAATGGCCCAAATGGCGGCCCTTTCGTGGCCTCGCCGGGCCGGCCTCGAAGACCAGTTTTTGTCTTTGGCTCCCGACTTGTTGGGCGGAATCACGCCGCTGGATTTACGCCGGGCCTACTACACGGCGATCATTCCGAAACCTACGGTGCACATCAACACCGAACACATTGCCCCCATACGGGCCAGCGTGGCCGATGCGGTGATTGAACTGGTCGACGAAATCCCTGCCCAGGGCACCATTTCGTTCCGCAAACTCACCACGGGTTTAGTGGATCGCATTGAGTTGGTGGTGCGTTTCTTAGCGGTACTAGAACTCTTTAAACAAGGGGTCATCGAACTTGACCAACCAGCCAGTTTTGGCGACATTCACCTGTGGTGGGCGCCCAACAGTGGCCCAGCCGACGTCGAGTTAATTGACGCTTACGAGGGCTAA
- a CDS encoding NUDIX hydrolase: MTAGFRQTGETVLHEGYVITLAEATFEGPQGEQISRDVVRHPGAVAVVAIDGDEVILVRQYRPALDTEMLELPAGKLDVPGESRPDAARRELIEEAGFDAPQLTELVVFHNSGGFCDELTTVYLATELVPAEAIAVSVEEEYLTVERVPLHQVSAMIADGTITDAKTVIGLLAALRHLGQ; encoded by the coding sequence ATGACTGCGGGTTTTCGCCAAACCGGCGAAACGGTTCTCCACGAGGGCTATGTCATTACCTTGGCTGAAGCCACCTTTGAAGGCCCGCAAGGTGAACAAATTTCCCGAGATGTAGTGCGTCACCCCGGGGCAGTAGCGGTGGTTGCCATCGATGGTGACGAGGTGATCTTGGTGCGCCAATACCGACCGGCGTTAGACACCGAAATGTTGGAGTTACCGGCCGGCAAACTTGATGTGCCGGGGGAGTCTCGTCCCGATGCAGCCCGCCGAGAACTCATTGAAGAAGCAGGGTTTGACGCTCCGCAGTTAACCGAGTTGGTGGTTTTTCATAACTCGGGCGGCTTTTGCGATGAACTCACCACGGTGTATTTGGCCACCGAACTGGTGCCCGCCGAGGCAATAGCGGTCAGCGTGGAAGAGGAATACCTCACTGTTGAACGGGTGCCTTTGCACCAAGTGTCGGCCATGATTGCTGACGGCACCATCACCGACGCCAAAACAGTTATTGGCCTCCTCGCCGCCTTGCGCCACCTGGGGCAATGA